AAATGTTTCATATGTCCTCCGCTTGAGTAAAACATATGAAACAATCGTTTCACCACCCTGTCAACTGAAACAAAAAATAAATCTATTTTTTCTGAAAAATCTCGAAGGCCGTTAAGGTTCTAGTTCATCCAAATCTTCGTATAGGGCTGAAATTGCCTGCGTCTGACGGCTGGCTGCATCACCCAAAAAGCCAAACACGCGGTTGCATAACATGGAAATCAAACTCATGGGCGCGGCGTAGCTGTCGAATGGGCTTTCGTTTCCTAGGTGACACACCAACACATGAGACACTTGTTGGTTATAAACCTGACCTGTTGGGTCGGTGATTAATACGGTGTTTCGGCCTTGCAAGGCTTCTACGATTTGTTTGAACTGGCGGGTACGACGTCGGAAGCCCAAAAGGACAATCACTTCATCCTCAAGAATATCGTGCAGGTCTTCCCCTAGCGTTTGGCCGGGTTGTGGCAATAAGCGCACAGAATGACGCACTTGTTGCAACTGCTGACGGAAATGCAACGCTAATGGGTAGGCATTGCGAAAGCCAATTAAGGTGACGCGGCTGGCGTTGGCTAGACGCTCGCTGATCTCATTCAGGGTGTCTGGTCGTAAACCTTCGAAGGTTAACGACAAGTTTTTTAGCTCTTGTGCGGTTTGGTCCAAAGACGAACCTTGAGTGAATATAGGCACGCCACTTTCGCGCAACGCCAATTGCGCCTGCTTCGCGCCTTGCTGCGAATCGTAACCAAGCTGACGAAAAAAACGACTCACGGTGGCTTTTGATGTATTGGTGTTGTCCGCAATTTCGGCCGACGTTTGGCTCACAATCGCCAAGGGATTTTGTTGTAAATAATTCGCTATCGATCGAGCTGAAGGAGAGAGCGTTGGGTAAGTCTTCTCGATCAGGGATAGCACGTCCTGCTTTGTCGCCACGTATAAACCTCAATTCTGGGATATTTTTCTCTACGGTAATCGATTCTCGTTTAAGTGCCAACTTAGATTATTGATTTGGCGGTTAGCGGTGACGTTTTGCACCAAAACAAAGCCACTACGATTCATTTTGGCGCAAAAAAGTACGATAGACGCTCACCGCCCTCCTTCGGTGAACGTCAGCCGGTGCCCTTTAAAGACAGGGTGTCCTAAAGAATGTGCGGTGAATTGTTACAGAAACCACCAAGAAAGAAACTTTTGTTTCATACTGGCATGGGTGTTGCAAATTGTGTTTCAGGCATTCACAAACACAAATAGGAACCCCTCCATGAAAAAATTGACCAAGCTACTCGGC
The sequence above is a segment of the Marinomonas sp. IMCC 4694 genome. Coding sequences within it:
- a CDS encoding MurR/RpiR family transcriptional regulator; amino-acid sequence: MATKQDVLSLIEKTYPTLSPSARSIANYLQQNPLAIVSQTSAEIADNTNTSKATVSRFFRQLGYDSQQGAKQAQLALRESGVPIFTQGSSLDQTAQELKNLSLTFEGLRPDTLNEISERLANASRVTLIGFRNAYPLALHFRQQLQQVRHSVRLLPQPGQTLGEDLHDILEDEVIVLLGFRRRTRQFKQIVEALQGRNTVLITDPTGQVYNQQVSHVLVCHLGNESPFDSYAAPMSLISMLCNRVFGFLGDAASRQTQAISALYEDLDELEP